A single region of the Vicia villosa cultivar HV-30 ecotype Madison, WI linkage group LG4, Vvil1.0, whole genome shotgun sequence genome encodes:
- the LOC131599426 gene encoding pre-mRNA cleavage factor Im 25 kDa subunit 1, with amino-acid sequence MGADHGENGGSDDSEKVEVNIYPLNSYYFGSKHAIPFKDQDRLQRFKSNYADRGMRINVEAALMVELFKHPHLLLLQIKNSIYKLPGGRLRPGESDTDGLKRKLAKKLSADEDEAQWEVGECLGMWWRPDFETLMQPFLPPNVQHPKECTKLFLVKLPETRRFTVPKNMKLLSVPLCQIHENHKIYGPIISSVPQLLSKFSFNMIGI; translated from the exons ATGGGTGCAGACCATGGTGAAAACGGAGGAAGCGATGATTCTGAGAAGGTGGAAGTGAACATATATCCTTTGAATTCTTACTATTTTGGATCCAAACATGCCATTCCTTTCAAAGATCAAGACCGTCTTCAAAGATTCAAATCCAA TTATGCTGACCGTGGAATGCGAATTAATGTTGAAGCTGCTCTAATG GTTGAGTTGTTCAAACATCCGCATTTGTTGCTGTTGCAAATAAAAAATTCCATCTATAAACTTCCCGGTGGCCGTTTGAGGCCAGGTGAATCAg ATACTGATGGATTGAAGCGTAAGCTGGCAAAGAAGCTTTCTGCTGATGAAGATGAGGCACAATGGGAG GTAGGAGAGTGCCTTGGAATGTGGTGGAGGCCTGATTTTGAAACATTGATGCAACCTTTCTTACCACCTAATGTCCAACATCCAAAG GAGTGTACAAAACTCTTCCTTGTAAAGCTTCCGGAAACTCGAAGGTTCACAGTGCCAAAGAACATGAAGTTGCTTTCGGTTCCATTGTGCCAAATTCATGAAAATCACAAG ATATATGGGCCAATTATATCTTCAGTCCCACAGCTACTCTCAAAATTCTCTTTCAACATGATCGGAATTTAA